In the genome of Bacillus sp. S3, one region contains:
- a CDS encoding ABC transporter ATP-binding protein yields MTSVSVHKNKESASFQAENLLEIQNLKTYYPVKGGFFKRTIGNVKAVDNISFEIKRGETLGLVGESGCGKSTAGRTILRLLKPTEGRILFDGKDITRISGKSLRDIRKDMQMVFQDPYASLNPMQMVGDIIAEPIYNFSKKSKEELKKEVLDLLDKVGLPPEAYYKYAHEFSGGQRQRIGIARSLALKPKLIIADEPVSALDVSVQSQVLNLLKDLQKEFDLTFLFIAHDLSVVKHMSDRIGVMYLGNMVEIANKDLLYAEPLHPYTQALISAIPSPDPRIKKERIILKGDVPSPINPPSGCPFHPRCPMAMEECSKTKPVLKEVKPSHRVACHLY; encoded by the coding sequence ATGACTTCAGTATCAGTACATAAAAATAAAGAAAGCGCTTCCTTTCAAGCTGAAAATCTTTTAGAGATTCAAAACCTTAAAACCTATTATCCTGTTAAAGGTGGTTTTTTTAAACGGACAATTGGGAATGTTAAAGCGGTCGATAACATTTCATTTGAGATTAAGCGAGGAGAAACACTTGGACTTGTTGGTGAATCCGGCTGCGGCAAATCAACTGCCGGCCGGACAATCTTACGATTATTGAAACCAACCGAAGGCAGAATTCTGTTTGATGGAAAAGATATTACCAGGATTTCAGGTAAATCATTGCGTGATATTCGAAAAGATATGCAAATGGTTTTTCAAGATCCGTATGCTTCCTTGAACCCGATGCAAATGGTTGGAGATATTATCGCGGAACCCATTTATAATTTTTCAAAAAAGAGTAAAGAAGAATTAAAAAAAGAGGTTCTGGATTTATTGGATAAAGTAGGTCTGCCGCCCGAAGCTTATTATAAGTATGCACATGAATTTTCCGGCGGACAGCGTCAAAGAATCGGAATTGCCCGTTCCCTTGCGCTCAAACCAAAATTGATAATCGCCGACGAGCCGGTTTCTGCACTGGATGTATCCGTGCAATCACAGGTTTTAAACCTGTTAAAAGATTTGCAAAAGGAATTTGATTTAACATTCCTATTTATCGCGCATGACTTAAGTGTTGTTAAACATATGAGTGATCGAATTGGTGTTATGTACCTAGGTAACATGGTAGAGATTGCAAATAAGGATCTCCTTTATGCAGAACCTCTCCATCCATATACCCAGGCACTAATATCTGCCATTCCATCTCCAGACCCAAGAATCAAGAAGGAAAGAATTATTTTAAAAGGAGACGTGCCAAGTCCCATCAATCCTCCATCAGGATGCCCATTCCATCCTCGCTGTCCAATGGCAATGGAGGAATGTTCTAAAACAAAACCGGTATTAAAGGAGGTGAAGCCATCTCATCGAGTAGCTTGCCACCTTTACTAA
- a CDS encoding ABC transporter ATP-binding protein produces the protein MSQKKPLLKEAPLLEVKNLETAFDIDGTDYNAVDNVSFKVKPRQIVGVVGESGCGKSVMSLSIMQLLPKGIGKVKSGEIIFDGINIEKMSESQINKIRGKDVSMIFQEPMTSLNPVFTIGYQLQEVLFNHLKISKQEARQKAIALLKSVGISRPEKIVDEYPHQLSGGMRQRVMIAIAIACQPKLLIADEPTTALDVTVQAQILELLKEIQEVNDMSVILITHDLGVVAEMCDEVIVMYAGKIVERTDVDTLFHNPKHPYTTLLLGAIPKMEEQEERLSSIKGIVPSLTNMPKAGCRFANRCPSAMPECFTITPVLEDVEQGHEVACLLFESSNPREGVK, from the coding sequence ATGAGCCAAAAAAAGCCATTACTCAAAGAGGCACCGCTGCTCGAGGTGAAAAATTTAGAGACAGCCTTTGATATTGATGGAACGGATTATAATGCCGTTGATAATGTTTCATTTAAGGTAAAGCCACGGCAAATAGTTGGAGTTGTAGGTGAATCCGGCTGTGGAAAATCAGTTATGAGCCTTTCGATTATGCAGCTGCTGCCTAAAGGAATTGGCAAAGTAAAGTCAGGCGAAATTATATTTGATGGAATAAATATTGAGAAGATGTCCGAATCCCAAATTAATAAAATCCGTGGGAAGGATGTTTCAATGATCTTCCAAGAGCCAATGACCTCACTGAATCCGGTATTTACCATCGGATACCAGTTGCAAGAGGTTCTTTTTAACCATTTAAAAATATCTAAACAAGAAGCTAGGCAGAAGGCGATTGCCTTATTAAAAAGTGTTGGAATTTCCCGGCCTGAAAAGATTGTTGATGAATATCCGCATCAATTATCAGGTGGTATGCGCCAAAGAGTTATGATAGCGATCGCAATTGCCTGCCAGCCTAAATTGTTAATTGCGGATGAGCCGACAACAGCTCTCGATGTTACTGTTCAGGCACAAATCTTGGAACTTTTAAAAGAGATTCAAGAGGTAAATGATATGTCGGTCATTCTTATTACACATGATTTAGGTGTAGTTGCGGAAATGTGTGATGAAGTGATCGTAATGTATGCAGGAAAGATTGTTGAACGAACCGATGTCGATACATTGTTTCATAATCCTAAACACCCATATACCACACTTCTATTAGGCGCAATTCCTAAAATGGAAGAACAGGAAGAACGCTTAAGTTCAATCAAAGGAATTGTTCCATCATTAACGAATATGCCAAAGGCTGGCTGTCGATTTGCCAACCGTTGTCCAAGTGCAATGCCTGAATGCTTTACAATTACCCCCGTTCTCGAAGATGTTGAACAAGGCCATGAGGTTGCCTGTTTGCTCTTTGAATCTAGTAATCCAAGAGAAGGGGTGAAGTGA